A window of the Pongo abelii isolate AG06213 chromosome 10, NHGRI_mPonAbe1-v2.0_pri, whole genome shotgun sequence genome harbors these coding sequences:
- the NOPCHAP1 gene encoding NOP protein chaperone 1: MEVHGKLQASASCSSPTRDSSGVPVSKELLTAGSDGRGGIWDRLLINSQPKSRKTSTLQTVRIERSPLLDQVQTFLPQMARANEKLRKEMAAAPPGRFNIENIDGPHGKVIQMDVALFEMNQSDSKEADSSEESSQDSSENSSESEDEDESIPSEVTIDNIKLPNSEGGKGKIEVLDSPASKKKK; the protein is encoded by the exons ATGGAGGTTCATGGCAAGCTCCAGGCTAGCGCGAGTTGTTCGTCGCCCACCCGGGATTCCTCAGGAGTCCCAGTGTCCAAGGAGCTGCTGACGGCGGGAAGCGACGGCCGCGGAG GTATATGGGACAGGCTGCTCATCAACTCCCAACCTAAGTCCAGAAAGACCTCCACTCTTCAAACAGTTCGGATAGAGAGGAGTCCCT TATTGGACCAGGTACAGACCTTTCTCCCACAGATGGCACGGGCAAATGAAAAGCTAAGAAAAGAAATGGCAGCTGCACCACCTGGTCGTTTCAATATTGAAAACATTGATGGGCCTCATGGTAAAGTTATACAAATG GATGTGGCTTTGTTTGAGATGAATCAGTCGGATTCAAAAGAAGCGGACAGTTCAGAAGAGAGTTCACAAGACAGTTCAGAGAACAGTTCAGAATCAGAGGACGAAGATGAGAGCATCCCATCTGAAGTCACCATAGATAACATTAAGCTTCCCAATTCTGAAGGTGGAAAAGGCAAGATTGAAGTTTTGGACAGTCCagcaagtaaaaaaaagaaatag